The Dendropsophus ebraccatus isolate aDenEbr1 chromosome 10, aDenEbr1.pat, whole genome shotgun sequence genome has a segment encoding these proteins:
- the REXO4 gene encoding RNA exonuclease 4, which translates to MGKAIVVKEKASPAVKTHQTKKKKEFWKKHPKIAAQEGKIKKETPVLPPKAPEEFSSNWKALQALLKPESSSPVPTATKPTKTQDKGTKKEEKVNGKEKPEPKPNTAAPKINGCVKETPTADDKAAKKAETTDKRKENKKRKLPKESNKPIMDSKKKPNEEKTAEPPKIDLWFDGVDPDDIEAALGPEAGQIARQMKGLPENKGNAVDKVLVKDRAFEGLTRTVAMDCEMVGVGTDGEESILARVSIVNQFGKCVYDKFVKPTERVTDYRTAVSGIRPEDIKNGEDFKVVQKEVSEILKGRILVGHAIHNDLKIFFLDHPKKSIRDTQKYKPFKQRVKCGRPSLKLLCEKILSVKVQTGEHCSIQDAQAAMRLYTMEKKNWESALKAKYKQTKKETPNKQTASSSSSSS; encoded by the exons ATGGGTAAGGCCATAGTGGTGAAGGAAAAAGCGTCTCCAGCCGTGAAAACTCATCAGACCAAGAAGAAAAAGGAATTCTGGAAGAAGCATCCCAAGATTGCTGCACAGGAAGGGAAGATTAAGAAGGAAACCCCAGTGCTGCCTCCCAAGGCCCCCGAGGAGTTTTCATCCAATTGGAAAGCTTTACAGGCA CTGCTGAAACCAGagagcagcagtcctgtccccacAGCGACCAAACCCACAAAAACACAGGACAAGGGcacaaaaaaggaggaaaaagtaAACGGGAAGGAAAAACCTGAGCCCAAGCCTAATACTGCAGCCCCCAAGATCAATGGTTGTGTGAAAGAGACCCCGACGGCTGATGATAAAGCAGCTAAAAAGGCAGAAACCACAGACAAGAGGAAAGAGAATAAGAAGAGAAAATTACCTAAAGAGAGCAACAAACCCATCATGGACTCTAAAAAGAAACCTAATGAGGAAAAGACAGCAGAGCCCCCAAA GATAGACCTCTGGTTTGATGGCGTGGATCCGGATGACATAGAGGCTGCGCTGGGCCCAGAAGCCGGTCAAATCGCCCGACAGATGAAGGGATTGCCAGAGAACAAAGGGAATGCGGTGGACAAGGTTCTAGTGAAGGACAGGGCGTTTGAGGG GCTCACAAGGACGGTTGCGATGGACTGTGAGATGGTCGGGGTTGGCACTGACGGAGAAGAAAGCATCTTGGCCCGGGTATCCATTGTGAATCAGTTTGGGAAGTGTGTGTACGATAAGTTTGTTAAACCCACAGAACGAGTTACCGACTACAGAACGGCGGTGAGCGGGATCAGGCCTGAGGATATTAAGAATG gggaagacttcaaggttgTGCAGAAAGAAGTATCTGAGATCCTTAAAGGACGTATCTTGGTCGGCCATGCTATACATAATGATCTAAAG ATTTTCTTTCTGGATCATCCTAAGAAATCCATTAGGGACACTCAGAAGTACAAACCATTTAAACAAAGGGTGAAG TGTGGACGCCCGTCCCTGAAGCTGCTCTGTGAGAAAATCCTAAGTGTGAAAGTACAGACAGGAGAACATTGCTCG ATCCAGGATGCACAGGCTGCCATGAGGTTATACACCATGGAGAAGAAGAACTGGGAATCTGCCCTTAAAGCAAAATACAAACAGACTAAAAAGGAAACTCCAAACAAGCAGACagcatcatcctcctcatcatcatcgtaA